A portion of the Desulfuromonas acetexigens genome contains these proteins:
- a CDS encoding BrnA antitoxin family protein → MAQARAKERLSKAKRGAVVPQSVKTRITIYLDDSVIEEFRARAEFAGKGYQTMINDALKGYLAKDTDTLEELLRKVIREEMGRAA, encoded by the coding sequence ATCGCGCAAGCAAGGGCCAAAGAAAGGTTGTCAAAAGCAAAACGCGGCGCTGTGGTCCCGCAATCCGTGAAAACCAGAATCACCATTTATCTGGACGACAGCGTGATTGAAGAGTTCCGCGCGCGGGCCGAATTCGCCGGAAAAGGGTATCAGACCATGATCAATGACGCCCTCAAGGGGTATCTTGCCAAGGACACCGACACCCTCGAAGAGTTGCTGCGAAAGGTCATCCGGGAGGAAATGGGACGAGCCGCGTGA
- a CDS encoding histidine phosphatase family protein has product MPRKLTLIRHAGLQNALDGCYVGRLDVSLSESGKQHAEHLTDRLPLAEIDALWCSPARRARETAKPLSERLKLDSLIVDDLNEVNFGRWEGLTFEQIRATDPNLVNDWAELKEGFCFPEGESHSDFQRRINTLAQAIAMCHHNHLALVTHGGVICHLLCELMGWPAKDYLKINIQRGGFATLDLYAEGAVLTGLYND; this is encoded by the coding sequence ATGCCAAGGAAGCTGACCCTGATTAGACATGCTGGACTTCAAAACGCTCTGGACGGCTGTTACGTGGGACGTCTTGATGTGTCTCTCAGCGAGTCGGGCAAACAACATGCTGAACACCTGACTGATCGCTTACCGCTGGCCGAAATCGACGCCCTTTGGTGCAGTCCGGCCCGCAGGGCAAGAGAGACGGCAAAGCCTTTGAGTGAAAGACTGAAACTTGACAGCCTGATTGTGGATGATCTGAACGAAGTCAACTTCGGCCGTTGGGAAGGGCTGACCTTCGAACAGATTAGGGCCACTGATCCTAATCTAGTCAATGATTGGGCTGAACTCAAAGAGGGGTTTTGCTTCCCCGAAGGTGAGTCGCACAGTGACTTCCAAAGGCGAATCAACACGCTTGCGCAAGCTATAGCAATGTGTCACCACAACCATCTTGCGCTGGTAACGCACGGAGGTGTGATTTGCCATTTGCTATGTGAACTTATGGGCTGGCCAGCAAAAGATTATCTTAAAATCAACATACAACGTGGTGGTTTTGCGACTCTCGATCTCTACGCTGAGGGTGCGGTGCTGACGGGGCTTTACAATGACTGA
- the cobU gene encoding bifunctional adenosylcobinamide kinase/adenosylcobinamide-phosphate guanylyltransferase — translation MTESANSRLIYISGGSRSGKSRYAELRAVQLPGPRTYIATCPAIDDEMDERIARHRRQREKYDWLTLEEPLELARVLGECRDSSVVLVDCLTLWINNLLYRAQQSNKKITEKDIATLCTEVAVAASQGERTVIFVTNELGMGLVPADPVSRLYRDLVGRCNQTIVALADEAVFIVSGCPIFLKGDVK, via the coding sequence ATGACTGAATCGGCGAACAGCCGGCTGATCTATATCAGTGGTGGCAGCCGTAGCGGTAAAAGCCGTTACGCTGAGTTGCGTGCAGTCCAACTGCCTGGACCTCGCACTTATATCGCAACATGCCCAGCAATCGATGATGAGATGGATGAGCGCATTGCCCGTCATCGTCGCCAAAGGGAGAAATACGACTGGTTGACCCTGGAAGAGCCCCTGGAATTGGCTCGGGTGCTTGGTGAATGCCGGGACAGTTCGGTGGTACTGGTCGACTGCCTGACTCTTTGGATTAATAATCTTCTCTATCGGGCGCAGCAGAGCAACAAGAAGATCACCGAAAAAGATATCGCGACTTTGTGCACCGAGGTTGCTGTGGCGGCCAGCCAAGGTGAGCGCACCGTCATATTTGTGACAAATGAGTTGGGAATGGGGCTTGTTCCCGCTGATCCTGTATCCCGGCTCTATCGCGACCTTGTAGGACGTTGTAATCAAACGATTGTGGCTCTTGCCGATGAGGCGGTGTTCATTGTATCTGGCTGCCCGATATTTCTCAAAGGAGATGTAAAGTAA